GCCAAATTGTTTCATTTAAGTGGGTTGCCTAGGTTCTCgcgcttggcattggttcttcctggggtcaccaaagtaCTCTCTCCCCTCATTAAATATTGTGCCATGTcacttttttgcttatgtggcatgcttagcacctgtccacggtggagcactgggaagggccttatgctatagactcatcttgccttgatatgtgtgatgttactcatactagtagtaactagctatgttactacatgcctctctttcttcatttattgcttgccacatcatctatttcatctacatatgtgtgatgttactacctatgttactcccattgtgggtagtctaaGTTACTCAAATAccactctcctcattaactcattgccacataagcaaatttgcttagTTGGACTTGATGTTACTGCTGAGGTTACTcacactgtggctagtctaaggtTGCTTGTTAATTATCATATTCACGTGTGTGCATATATTGGTggaactagcaaaagagcccgtgcgttgcaacgggagagaaaacataacacacgctcgtaacgcaacaaccatcactcaatagGTCCATCttttttatttttgcgaggcatcatatttgtgttgccactTATCCTCCTTTCTCACCCTCGcgggcgatggcctcggtgttcacataaaacaacaaaaaacgtgtttgaatatggttaatcctaaggcgtctctctcctccctctctccttcctcgccctctctctctctctctctctcactctcgcgatgagaaatctgttgttttcccctgcgaatTTTTTCATAGGTATGCatctgtagttatcgatgttttcttttccctatatggttatagtggggtgtttatttgcaatccggatcgaggccggtacgaaagaaaaatggatcttgcgctataaattataagtttgcttccaaaataatattttaaaaatctttaacaggtaaaattaacatcatatttagattccacacatttttctaataaaatttcatatataatatgttaaaatcaaagttacggtttaaaagatacggataatttagaaaatcatttatttaatttaaatatattctaaaataatatttaaaaatacttaacaggtaaaaataatctcatactcATCTTCTATATtttttaatcaaatttcatatataacttgttcaaatcggagttacggtttaaaagatatggatgattttaaaaagtatttgtttgacttaaatatgatctgcGGATGAATTACTTAAAATGTCAGGGTGgttttcgaaaaatgtaaaataatggttcgtgtgtgacttaaatccggacggcgggttgatttcaagaaaactcagggacttttgtgtaaaatacgaaaaaaTGATTCGTTTTGACTTAAAACAGGACTgcaggttgaattctctgaaatagagggattTTTCTGAAAAATGGCATGACGAACAGAAACCCAATTTGTTTTATTATTAGGTAAATATAAAGATTAGGTGCAAAGAAGAAAGGTGGCACTATTTAATACTCCTACTATGTTAATAAtcttgttttttttgtgtgtggggaGTCAGGCATCTAATATTCAAGTTCTACAAAGGGCTCGGTACAAACGAAATCGACCGACTCTACTGTAAGACGCGACAATGCGCTTTAGGTGAATTTTTTTTGTAcaaaatcgatgaacattttttcaaatttgatgatttaaaaaaacagatgaacttttttcaaattctaaTTTAATTCGATGATCTTTTTgttcaaatttgatgaattttttcaaTTTTCTTAATGTCgttgaaattcgatgaacttttttcaaaatttgtgaagtgtgtttcaaaatcgatgaacttttttttagaaTTCGTGAACTGTTTTTTCAAGTTCGTAAATTTTAGATGCATGTTTTTTGAACGGGGGGACAAacaccaaaagaaaaagaaaaacgaagggACGTACGACGGGAAAGAGCGAGCGTCTTTTAGAATCTGAGTGATATTATCCATAGCACAGGTCGGCCCAGGCCGGACGAGTATATAGGGAATATGAATGGCAGTTGCGGGTAATTTGGTTGTAGTTGAGTGGCAAAGGTGTTGTCGGCCGACCTTTATTAGAATTGAATATAGTGCGGTGTGGAGTTCCCATCTCGATGCCGACCCCGATCCGATCCGATCCCAATGCCGAAAAGAAAACGAGAAACCACCGACGATCCCAATCCACACCGCCGGCcgctcgccgccaccgccaccgccaccgcctcccctccgggagcgggagcgggagcgggagcgAGCGGAGATCCCGCCCCCGGCCCGCTGGTAAGATCCGCGTGCCTTGGTTCGTTTTGCCCCCACCTCTCTCGGCTCTGGCTCGacgcctaaccctaaccctagccctggCCGCCTCCTCAGTCTCCTTCCCTGCTTGGAATCCGGTCGAATCCCGAACCTCTGGCCCCGTCGGTCCGATCCCACAAGGCAAGTTGGCTTGACGCTAGCTCCCGGAAGAAACCTAACTTTTCGCTCTCTAGCTACATCCTCGTCCATCACGCATGGGGATGGACGGACGGCATTCCTTCCTTCTGTCCCCGTTGGAGAAGCGTATATAATTATTAATTGATTGTTTAATTAAGCACTCCACGCATTAGATTAGATTAGATTAGGTTAGACCCAAAGTCCAGCACAGCAGAATCCCTAGAATTACTAGTCAAAGGGCCTCTTCTGGTTATATACACTACAGCATATACCCACCCTGGCTACGCACACCGCACCACAGCGCTACTTCATTTAGTTTCgttatatatattattattatggacAAGGAAATTAATTAATCTTGTCTTTCCGCGTCGCTTGCTTGCAATTGTACTTCACCAAGGAATTTGTTTACTTTCTCAATCTATATATAATTAGAAGAAACATCTTGGTTTTGATCAGGTGTCGTCCTCATTCTTTCTTTGTACTATATAGTATCTGCGTATATGTACGTACAGTCTTTGTTCTTAATCTGCTGCTTGAGCTTAGTATACTATTTTATTTTACATGTTGAAAGAATGCGGCACGTTTTGGGTGTGTATATATATTGGGGCGTGTATGTGCTCCAATAAATAAACATTGTAAAAACACACAGAGTCTGTTAGCTGGAGCTTACATCTATCTGACGGGCTAGCTGGAGCTTATATTAGGACCATGCAGCTTGGTCCAGAAACTCCCTCCTCTCTTTGCTCTGTTCTGGTGTCAGCAGTTCTCCTAGTCCTTGCATTTTTACGCTCTTTAACTTACCGTATACTAGTATAACTTCACTCAGCAGGCTATGTATGAGCTTATATACATGGCTCTGTTCAGCCAGGATTAATTTGGGATAGCTAAATCCCTACTTGCCGGATGGGATATTAATTAACTAGCTTAGCAATGGTGGTCTATTGGTGCCACTCGATCCTGCTGCTCATTTATTTATTTTACATCCATCCATACTTATAATTTGCCACACATCTCTTATAACTTGATAATTTGTAACAGTCCTGTCCTTGCGTGGTTCTCTTTGCACACGTCCGATTAAGCTATTATATGTCAAATTTGTCTAGTGGCCCTTTCTTAGGACGGTTCGTTACCATTTTCTTTGTTAGTTTGTGTGTAACCAGGCtgctttcttttccttttctatttctaaGTGAACAATTCTGGATGCTTTTTTTTCATGTTTGCCAGGACGGACAGTTGATACAGCCAGCTATGGATAATATCACTCAGATTCTAAAAGATGCTCAGGATCCGGATAACAACATAAGGCTAGTAGCAGAATGCAAACTCAAGCAGCTCCAGGAGCGTAATCGTCCCAACTTCCTCCTGTCATTATCAGCAGAGCTCTCGAGTGATGCAAGTCCGCCCGAGTGCAGACGCCTTGCTGGCATTATGCTGAAGAATTCTGTGGAAGGAAAGTATTCTGAAGATAACAGCATCCTCATCGAACAATGGAACAACCTGGATCAACGTATCAAATCCCAGATTAAGGAGTCATTGCTGATAACGCTAGGATCTTTGGCTCCTCAGGCGAGGCATGCCTCATCACAGATTATTGGCAGGCTTGCATATATTGAGATACCCTCCCAGCGGTGGCAAGACCTCATTGGCAGATTACTGCACAACATGGCACCGCAGGGTGCTTCTCCTGCTACACTAAAGCAAGCAACTCTAGAGGCGCTGGAGTATGTGTTTGAGGAGAAGACCTTGAGGTTCGAGAAAGACACAATTAATGGTGTTCTGGATGCCGTCATCCGGGCAATGAACCACCAGGCAGAGAAAAGTTTTCAAGTCCGTGTTGCGGCGGTTAAAGCTCTACAGAATGTTCATAGGTTTGCTGACTTTGCAAGTGATGATGATTGCAGAAATCGTATAATGACTGCAATATCTGATGCAGCTAAATCCGATGAAGCAGTGGAGGTCAAGCATGCAGCATTCGGCTGCCTTACTGCAATTGCATCCAAATATTATATGGAGTTGGAACCTTACATGGAAACCACACTCAGCCTTACAACTGAAGCTTTGGGCTTGGAAGGAGGTATGGACGAAACAGCTGTGCTCGAATGTATCGAGTTCTGGAGCACTATTTGTAGAAAAGTGATTAAACTCCGAGAAAAAAGAAAACGCTTTCCTCGTGTTATATTGACCGCAGATTGTCACTTCCTTGAGAATCCCCTTTGTTCACTTGTTCCACTTCTGCTACAAACTCTGTCGTTACACCAGGAAAGAGATGTTGATGAACTGAACATCTTCATGAGTGCTATGACATGCCTAGGCCTCGTCGCTAGAACTATCGGGGATGCAGTTGTCCCATTTGCAAGGCAGTTTATCGAGGGTAACATCAAAGTGGCAGATTGGTGTAGTCGCAAGACAGCTATTTCTGTACTAGGCGTTATCCTTGAAGGGCCTTCTATTGAAAAACTCGCTCCTGTGGTCGGTTTGTTGATGGACAAGATGGAAGACCCACACATGGAGATAAGAGGCACCGCTACATGCACTCTTGGGCAGGTGTTTGAGCTTCTGCATTCTCCAGCTCTTGATAAAAGATTTTTCACAAATGAAGACTTTCCTCGCATCATGGCTGCGTTATCAAAGAGGGGTAAAGATGTTCCAGAAGTGTCCAAGGAAGTCTGTGAAGCTATATATTTTCTTGCCCGAGGTTATGATGTGCCAATCTCATCTGAGGTAGACCATTCAAAAAAGAAAATCTCATCTGAACTTTCACCTTTTCTTAGTGGTGTTATCGATGCTATCCTTTCTGCTTCGGAACTTGATAAGAAGACCCCTTTCGGGCTTCCTGCATCTGCATCTGCTTATGGCGCATTGATTGAGATTGTGAGAGTAAGCAACATATGGGATTTTGAAGCTGTAATAGCTATTATGGATTTGATGCCTCGTATCATGCGAAGATTAAACACAGCGCTTGATGCCAAAGCAATTTCATCAGATGACAAGACTAACAGGCAAAATCTTCAGGCGTTGCTGTGTGACGTACTGCATGCCATAATCGAGAAACTGGGCAATTCGCTTCACGCAGACAAGGTTAGGGAGTCTGCTCAGTCTATGTCCCTTCAGTTTTGCCGTGTCCTGACCTGCGACTGTTCTACCGCACGTGATAAAGCAGCGCTTGCTATTGGTGCTCTGTCTCGTGCCGTCGGTCCAAAGTTTCTGGATCACATGCCAATATTTTTGCAGTATTACAGCGTGAAGCTATTCTCCCCTATCTATTTAGAGGTGATTGGCACTATCTTTCATGTCTTGGGAGATGAAATCCTGCCATGCTGTGATGATATGATGGATGTTCTTTACGAAGGTCTCTCAAAACCCAAGCTTAAACCTCAAATTTTGGCATGCTTTGGAGAGATCGCTCTTGCTATTGGCAAGCATTTTGAGGAGTACCACCTGCAGGCTGTTAGGAAAAAGCTGAAAGAAGCTGCTAACCCAAGATATTATGCCAATGTCTCTGATGAGGATAAGGTTGATTACGGTAACCAGCTTATACAGGGAATATGCAAGGCTTACTCTGGCATATTGCGGGGTATAAAGGACCAAAAATCTGGGTTGAAGGTAGCAGCGGATCTAGTTGAGTTCATTGAAGCTGTCTCTGAGGACGAGAGCAGGTGCacatgatgctcaatcccttctttTTGGTCAACTGTTCCATACGATTAACATGGCATCATTTTAATTAGTTACCTTGCTCTTGTTTCTTATATGGGCGACTGTCCAGTACAATTATTTGCACATTCCATCATTCTAATTAGTTGTCTAGCTTGCTCTTGTTTCTTGTATGGGTGACTGCTCCATATGATTATTTGCACATGCCGCCATTCTAATTAGTTGCCTTGCTTTTGTTTTATATATGGGTGACTGCTCCATAGGATTATTTGTGCATGCCACCATTCTAATTAGTTGCCTTGCTCTTTTTTCTTGTATGGCTGACTGCTCCATATGATTATTTGCACATACCATCATTTTAATTAGTAGGCGACATAGCCCCTAATTGCTCTTCATAGTGGTTACTCGGCAAGGGACTCTATAGTTGCCCTTCTACAACCAAAATTAGACTTTTAACAGTGTAGAGCAAAGTAGATATTAGTAGATAAAATGAAGAAGGTTAGCAGACCAGGcaatttagtactccctctgtaaagaaatatagttAGACTTTTAACAGTGTAGAGCAAAGtagatattactccctccgtcccaaaataagtgactcaattttgtactagctttagtaccACTTATAATCTCGAAAGAAAGGAAACCCCGTTCCTGTTTCTCCCAAATAGACTTTTAGAAGGTTGGCAGACCAGACTTTTAACTGCCATTTGCCGACATCAGCATTTTCTGTTGTTAGTATAAAATAGCTAACTAAGCCGATCAATCAAAAGAGAAAAATGCATGAGTTGAAACCAGAAAAACTATGCAGTTTCAGTTCATTTTAGAGTGAGACAGTAGTGTTAAGACACATAGAAGTTGATATTCATTAATTTATTGCTCGGCTAAAGCACCTTGAAGCACACACTGCTCTTTGAAATGTCCTCTAGCCAGGTGCATTTTTACTTGGCTGTTGTATTTTCTGGAGCATTCTTGTCTCAGGATTACAACAAGGAATGTCACAAGTTTCAACATTAAAATTTCATCATAGTGATTCTACTTGTTAAATTTGTCGCCTGTGAGGAACTTTCACTCTCAAAGCTATATATGGATAGTCTTTCCTTCCCATACAGTATTAGTCAAGTATTCCGCTCCATTACATGGGGTCATCTCATCCAGTCAATAATCCATTCCTTTTATTTTGTCAACTTGCTACCTTTCATGTTGCTCAATAATCAGAATCTCTTTCGAGACTATTATTTTCGGTCTAGATGCAAAGGATCTTCAAAGAAGGTGGGTTGTAGACTGAAAGAAGAAGGGGGGGTCTGTGGTAGAGTACTTGTAACGAGTAAGACTGTCATAAAAATTAGGTGGATACCTTGTTTTATTATAGAAGCTGAAATTCAGGAACTATTTACTTTGTGAAACAAAATGCACAATCTGCAAACAAAAGGAATCCCTTTCTATCAGTTCCTTGttttatagtactactagtatataGTTTCCTCTTGCTGCTGCTGCTTATATGATTATGTTGTGCATCTTTGATTTCTTTGTTTCAGGGATGCAAGGGTGACATCCGCTGCAGTTGATGTGTtggatcagtttggtttcatggcgGAGTCATGGAAAAAGGGACTGATTTCGGAATTAGGGAGGTAACATATAAGAGGAGGAACTCGTTCTGCTTCTTTTTTGGCAAGTTGCCACAGATGCATGGAAGGACAGCAACATGTGTGTGTCGTTGGTAGTATGATGATGTATTTTGGTGGCAATTGGATGGACAGCCAAACTGAACTCGTCTAGTAGTCGGCGTATGTCTATTTGCTAGCTGTTGTCGTTGAGCTTGCAGATTATGTATGATTAACCAATCCTGAATTCCTGGTTGTGATTGGTAGGGTGTGCTGTCAAGACCACTTGTTGGTGGAGCTGTCTGTGCTGTTGGCATGCGTGAACCATATACATTACTCcgaccgttcctaaatataagtctttttagagattttaatacgaactacatacggagcaaaacgagtgaatTTACATTCCAAAATATGTCTAAAAAGAGTAAATTTACATTccaaaatatgtatatatacaacGGTATGTAGTccttattaaaatctctaaaaatgaGTCAATCTacgttctaaaatatgtctatcacAAAGGTCTtagttggctcaaacactaattaaaacattaaaacacaatcataacaaaaatagaagaaaaaaaaacacaaaataaaattgggctacctcccaacaagcgctattgtttaatgcccctagctaggcatgatgatttcaatggtgctcacataaaagatgagAATTGAAAGATAATGGAAGCATcacgaagcatatgactagaacatttaagtttaacccactttctatgcatagggattttgtgaaaaaATAATTTATGAAAACAAGAATCAATTAGCATAGAAAAGCAAAATAAGTatgacttcaagattttcaacacatgacttcaagattttcaacacatagagagaaaaTTTGATATTATTGATATATGTAaatgcatatgttcctctctcataataatttttagttgcatcatgaaggaattcaacaatataactaccacataaagcattattttcgtgAGCCACAAGCATACAAATTTtattactcttcacataagcaaatttattttcatgaatagtagtggaagcaaactcaacaaaataactatcatgtgaggcataatccaattgaaaattaaaatcatgatgacaagtttcatggttatcattattctttatagcatacatgacatcacaataatcatcatagatagtaactttgttttcataatcaattgcaacctcttccaaaatagtggatcattagtacctagagttgacacactttcaaacccactttcatcagcataattatcataaataggaggcatgctatcatcataataaatttgctcatcaaaatttgggggactaaaaatatcatcttcatcaaacatagcatccccgagcttatggctttgcatatcattagcatcatcgatattcaaagaattcatactaacaacattgcaatcatgctcatcattcaaagatttagtgccaaatattttattgacttcttcttctaacactttggcacaattttcattttcatcattttcacgaaagacattataaagatgaataatatgtgggaacctcaattccattttttatagttttcttttatagactaaactagtgataaaaaagaaactaaaagattcaattgcaagatctaaagatataccttcaaccactcacctccccggcaacggtgccagaaaaaaacTTGATGTctgctacgcaaccttcttcttgtagactcatgttgggcctcgaggcgcagagttttgtaggacagtagtaaatttcacTCAAGTGGAGATGACCTAatatttatcaatctgtgggaggtgtaggatgaagatggcctctctcaaacaaccctgcaaccaaataacaaagagtctcttgtcaccaacacaaccaatacaatggtaaattgtataggtgcactagttcggcgaagagatggtgatacaagtgtaatatggatagtagatataggtttttgtaatctgaaaatataaaaacagcaaggtaactagtaataaaagtgagtaaaaatgatattgcaatgcttactttcactagtgcaaagtctctcaacaatgataacataattaaataaTATGACAATCTCTCAatgtgcgacaaagaatcactccaaagttcctatcggagaACATAGGACGAAAACGTGAATCAACCCCTacacatagattaccccaatgtcacctcgggagtcCGCGAGTTGAGTGTCAAAACATAcataagtgaatcaatagaacatcccattgtcaacacagatatcccatcgcaagacatacatcaagtgttctcaaatccaatactcaatccaacataacgaaacctcaaagaacaagtctcaattcatcacaagaaggtagagagggagaaacaccatatgattcgactATAGTAACAaaactcgtggtacatcaagatcgtgccaaatcaagaatacgagagagagagagagagagagagagagagagagagagatcaaacacatagatgttggtacataccctcagccacgagggtgaactaccccctcctcatcatggtggccgccgggatgatgaagatggcctccggcgatggtttcccccttcggcagggtgttgGAACGGGCTTCGATTGGTTTTTCgtgcctacagaggcttgcggcggcagaacttccgatctagggttctttttagaggtttctatatttataagaatttttggcgtcgaaAACAAGTCagggggtgcccgaggggcccacaagccctcagggcgcgcccACTGGCTTGTGGACTcctcaggactcttctggtccaGCTACGGtgcttcggggggggggggggctcttttgatccataaaaaatcaccataaattctcagcccattctgagaacttctatttctgcacaaaaatgacaccacggtagttctactgaaaacaacatcagtccgggttagttctaatcaaNNNNNNNNNNNNNNNNNNNNNNNNNNNNNNNNNNNNNNNNNNNNNNNNNNNNNNNNNNNNNNNNNNNNNNNNNNNNNNNNNNNNNNNNNNNNNNNNNNNNNNNNNNNNNNNNNNNNNNNNNNNNNNNNNNNNNNNNNNNNNNNNNNNNNNNNNNNNNNNNNNNNNNNNNNNNNNNNNNNNNNNNNNNNNNNNNNNNNNNNNNNNNNNNNNNNNNNNNNNNNNNNNNNNNNNNNNNNNNNNNNNctacagaggcttgcggcggcagaacttccgatctagggttctttttagaggtttctatatttataagaatttttggcgtcgaaAACAAGTCagggggtgcccgaggggcccacaagccctcagggcgcgcccACTGGCTTGTGGACTcctcaggactcttctggtccaGCTACGGTGCttcgaggggggggggggctcttttgatccataaaaaatcaccataaattctcagcccattctgagaacttctatttctgcacaaaaatgacaccacggtagttctactgaaaacaacatcagtccgggttagttctaatcaaatcataccaaaaccatatgaaATTGTtacaaacatggcatgaatacttcataaattatagatacgttggagacgtatcagccattaTTTGCCATAGGACATGTTGTTCCAATACTCGACAGGTCTATGAGTAATGTCAATTCATCGAACACTTTGCAGGTgaaggatgtgggagcctcggctggtGGCGTTGCTATTGATGCCAAGGCTACAGGGTCGTCACGGGCTACATGACGGCCTGCTGACTTCGTAGGAGGAATATTCTTCTGAAGTCGTGCTTGTCGGTGGGTGTCCAAGCTTGCCACGGGTGAATTGTGGTCATCTTCACTTAGGCAGCATGGCCGTGACTCTGGCGGTGCCTAGCTCCTCGGCGGGTCCTCTACGGAATCTCGATCATTTGCCGGTTATGTTTTGGAACAAACCAAGTTTGAAGGTGAGTTTTCTCGTCCAAGTGTTGGCGACGGCGGGAATGGCGGCGACCGGCGAGCGAATCGGAATGGGTAGGAGATCATCATAGGCTACGGTGTGTTGGCGAGGCGACGACGGAGGCTAGGAGAAGGCCAAAATGATCCTGAGAAGTAGTTGCGCCCGCTCAAATTTGAGGTCCAGCCAACGCGCAGCTTATAATATGAGGAGTTAAACCGAAGTCCGATTTAACGCGCTCAAAACAAAAATTTGAAGGAGTTAAACCTTTTTAAGGGGTTGGCTAGAGACTCTCACGTGTACCAAATCTGAACTACATATCCAAGTACGGGAAATGACATAATGTAAAACAATGCCAATATATAAGAGCAAGGAGATGAGGTAAATCAACATCGCAACTTGGGAGAAGCACCACCAGACATCAATCGTTTCGAATTCAACTCAGTCCATGCAATTATAACTTCACACCTGAAGGACATGAAAGCATATAGAAGCAGGTCGCTTTTGTCCTCTTTGTAGAGCAGCCGTCGCCGGAGACTTGAGTGCCATCAGAAGCGGCCCTGATGATTTGGGCCTCACTGTATCGGCTCCGGAATGTTGATCGAGACTGACTGGCCAGTGGCTCTGGTGTATTGTCTTGTCATGTACAGTACGTACCTGCGACTTTGAGAGACGATGCTGGTGTCGGTGGATGGTGACGCCGGTTGGACTTGGTCGCTGCCCGAGGTCTCCATGAGAGCTTGCGTGGGCTCCATCGCAGCTGTTTTGCGGGCTGCTGCACCTCTTGACCTTGCTGGGCGGAGGGCTGCTGCTGCGCTTGAACCTGCTGGCCGGCGGACTGCTGCGGCGGTGGAGCTTGCTGGACGGCGGGCGTTGGAATATGCTGACCGgcaagtggcggcggcggtggagcgtgcTGGACGGCGGGCGTTGGAATATGCTGACCAGCAGGTGGTTGCGTCGGTGGAGCGTGCAGGATGGCGGGCGTTGGAATATGCTGATCAataggcggcggcggtggagcatNNNNNNNNNNNNNNNNNNNNNNNNNNNNNNNNNNNNNNNNNNNNNNNNNNNNNNNNNNNNNNNNNNNNNNNNNNNNNNNNNNNNNNNNNNNNNNNNNNNNNNNNNNNNNNNNNNNNNNNNNNNNNNNNNNNNNNNNNNNNNNNNNNNNNNNNNNNNNNNNNNNNNNNNNNNNNNNNNNNNNNNNNNNNNNNNNNNNNNNNNNNNNNNNNNNNNNNNNNNNNNNNNNNNNNNNNNNNNNNNNNNNNNNNNNNNNNNNNNNNNNNNNNNNNNNNNNNNNNNNNNNNNNNNNNNNNNNNNNNNNNNNNNNNNNNNNNNNNNNNNNNNNNNNNNNNNNNNNNNNNNNNNNNNNNNNNNNNNNNNNNNNNNNNNNNNNNNNNNNNNNNNNNNNNNNNNNNNNNNNNNNNNNNNNNNNNNNNNNNNNNNNNNNNNNNNNNNNNNNNNNNNNNNNNNNNNNNNNNNNNNNNNNNNNNNNNNNNNNNNNNNNNNNNNNNNNNNNNNNNNNNNNNNNNNNNNNNNNNNNNNNNNNNNNNGGGCGGTGGAGCGTGCTGGACGGAGGGCGTTGGAATATGCTGaccagcaggcggcggcggcgacggagcgTGCTGGACGGCGGGCGGTGGAACATGCTGACCGGCGGGCTGCTGCTGCAGTGGCGGTGGAGCTTGCTGGATGGCGGGCGGTGGAACATGCTAACCGGCGGGCTGCTGGCGCTG
Above is a window of Triticum dicoccoides isolate Atlit2015 ecotype Zavitan chromosome 5B, WEW_v2.0, whole genome shotgun sequence DNA encoding:
- the LOC119307375 gene encoding importin subunit beta-1-like, with protein sequence MPKRKRETTDDPNPHRRPLAATATATASPPGAGAGAGASGDPAPGPLDGQLIQPAMDNITQILKDAQDPDNNIRLVAECKLKQLQERNRPNFLLSLSAELSSDASPPECRRLAGIMLKNSVEGKYSEDNSILIEQWNNLDQRIKSQIKESLLITLGSLAPQARHASSQIIGRLAYIEIPSQRWQDLIGRLLHNMAPQGASPATLKQATLEALEYVFEEKTLRFEKDTINGVLDAVIRAMNHQAEKSFQVRVAAVKALQNVHRFADFASDDDCRNRIMTAISDAAKSDEAVEVKHAAFGCLTAIASKYYMELEPYMETTLSLTTEALGLEGGMDETAVLECIEFWSTICRKVIKLREKRKRFPRVILTADCHFLENPLCSLVPLLLQTLSLHQERDVDELNIFMSAMTCLGLVARTIGDAVVPFARQFIEGNIKVADWCSRKTAISVLGVILEGPSIEKLAPVVGLLMDKMEDPHMEIRGTATCTLGQVFELLHSPALDKRFFTNEDFPRIMAALSKRGKDVPEVSKEVCEAIYFLARGYDVPISSEVDHSKKKISSELSPFLSGVIDAILSASELDKKTPFGLPASASAYGALIEIVRVSNIWDFEAVIAIMDLMPRIMRRLNTALDAKAISSDDKTNRQNLQALLCDVLHAIIEKLGNSLHADKVRESAQSMSLQFCRVLTCDCSTARDKAALAIGALSRAVGPKFLDHMPIFLQYYSVKLFSPIYLEVIGTIFHVLGDEILPCCDDMMDVLYEGLSKPKLKPQILACFGEIALAIGKHFEEYHLQAVRKKLKEAANPRYYANVSDEDKVDYGNQLIQGICKAYSGILRGIKDQKSGLKVAADLVEFIEAVSEDESRDARVTSAAVDVLDQFGFMAESWKKGLISELGR